Proteins co-encoded in one Amaranthus tricolor cultivar Red isolate AtriRed21 chromosome 7, ASM2621246v1, whole genome shotgun sequence genomic window:
- the LOC130818386 gene encoding inactive beta-amylase 4, chloroplastic isoform X2 yields MDAREKSRSLILKSSKQKRVPVFVMMPLDSFGIDTLGTPRIKKIKALSVSLKALKLAGVHGIAVEVWWGIVERTSPYAYDWSLYEELFKLISEAGLKLHIALCFHSNVHLSSRLKGSVSLPMWIQKIGAINRDIYYRDRNGDFCDDYLTLGVDELPLFCGRTALQCYEDFIFNFLDKFDLLIGHTIEEISVGLGPAGELRYPAHPYADGRWRFPGIGQFQCYDKYMMEDLRMAACHEGNPQWGGKGPEDAGCYNSTPSGVPFFEGGQNSFLSDYGQFFLEWYSGKLIHHADVILGKAADLLKKYQQNDKTSVLLVAKIGAIYWWYESLSHAAELTAGYYNTAQRDGYDPLALMLFRHGAALHISCLEMVDNDTPSGYFCSPEGLLQQLQTVSKRRTISLTGRNCNERFDKAGLQQIQANCYNPGAETVKSFTYFRLSGNIFKAENWRNFVPFVRNMNAEQ; encoded by the exons ATGGATGCACGAGAGAAGTCAAGATCCTTGATTTTAAAGTCATCTAAACAGAAGAGAGTGCCTGTTTTCGTGATGATGCCTCTTGATTCCTTTGGCATTGACACTCTTGGGACTCCAAGGATAAAAAA GATCAAAGCATTGTCTGTATCCCTTAAAGCACTCAAGCTGGCAGGTGTCCATGGGATTGCTGTTGAGGTCTGGTGGGGGATTGTGGAACGTACTTCTCCTTATGCTTATGACTGGTCTCTTTATGAAGagctttttaaattgatttctGAAGCCGGTCTGAAGTTGCATATTGCTTTGTGTTTCCACTCGAATGTACACTTATCATCTCGACTTAAAGGTTCTGTGAGCCTTCCAATGTGGATTCAGAAG ATTGGTGCTATCAACAGAGACATTTATTACCGAGACCGGAATGGGGATTTCTGTGACGATTATCTTACACTTGGAGTGGATGAGCTTCCTCTATTTTGTGGTCGTACTGCCCTCCAGTGTTATGAAgacttcatcttcaatttccttgacaaatttgatttattaatCGGTCATACTATTGAAGAAATTAGTGTTGGTCTTGGTCCTGCAGGTGAACTTAG GTATCCTGCTCATCCATATGCAGATGGTCGATGGAGATTTCCTGGAATTGGTCAATTCCAATGCTATGACAAGTACAT GATGGAGGATCTAAGAATGGCTGCTTGCCACGAAGGAAACCCTCAGTGGGGAGGGAAGGGCCCAGAGGATGCTGGTTGTTACAATAGCACTCCATCAGGAGTTCCTTTCTTTGAAGGTGGTCAAAATAGTTTCCTTTCTGACTACGGCCAATTCTTCCTT gAATGGTACAGTGGTAAGCTGATTCATCATGCAGATGTAATTCTTGGGAAAGCAGCAGATCTGTTGAAGAAGTATCAACAAAATGACAAAACTTCTGTGCTACTAGTGGCAAAGATCGGTGCAATATATTGGTGGTACGAGTCATTGTCACATGCAGCAGAACTTACGGCTGGTTATTATAACACTGCTCAGAGAGATGGCTATGATCCATTGGCTTTGATGTTGTTTCGTCATGGGGCAGCTCTTCACATATC GTGTCTAGAAATGGTGGACAATGATACACCTTCAGGTTATTTTTGCAGTCCGGAAGGATTATTACAGCAG CTTCAAACTGTCTCAAAGAGAAGGACTATTAGCTTGACGGGAAGGAATTGTAACGAACGTTTTGATAAG GCTGGACTGCAGCAAATACAAGCCAATTGTTATAATCCTGGGGCGGAAACTGTAAAATCGTTCACGTACTTCAGATTAAGTGGCAATATTTTTAAGGCCGAAAATTGGAGAAACTTTGTTCCGTTTGTGAGAAACATGAATGCAGAACAGTGA
- the LOC130818386 gene encoding inactive beta-amylase 4, chloroplastic isoform X1, with product MAGLLCRCSGTRNYYSFNDLLFQFKNRRNVFRNFRNVSTLILPSKKWRSLFSKSSRVFSMDAREKSRSLILKSSKQKRVPVFVMMPLDSFGIDTLGTPRIKKIKALSVSLKALKLAGVHGIAVEVWWGIVERTSPYAYDWSLYEELFKLISEAGLKLHIALCFHSNVHLSSRLKGSVSLPMWIQKIGAINRDIYYRDRNGDFCDDYLTLGVDELPLFCGRTALQCYEDFIFNFLDKFDLLIGHTIEEISVGLGPAGELRYPAHPYADGRWRFPGIGQFQCYDKYMMEDLRMAACHEGNPQWGGKGPEDAGCYNSTPSGVPFFEGGQNSFLSDYGQFFLEWYSGKLIHHADVILGKAADLLKKYQQNDKTSVLLVAKIGAIYWWYESLSHAAELTAGYYNTAQRDGYDPLALMLFRHGAALHISCLEMVDNDTPSGYFCSPEGLLQQLQTVSKRRTISLTGRNCNERFDKAGLQQIQANCYNPGAETVKSFTYFRLSGNIFKAENWRNFVPFVRNMNAEQ from the exons ATGGCGGGTTTGCTCTGTAGATGCAGCGGAACACGAAACTACTACTCCTTCAATGACCTGCTATTCCAATTCAAAAATCGGAGAAACGTTTTCAGAAATTTTCGAAACGTTTCCACTCTTATTCTTCCTTCCAAGAAATGGAGATCTCTTTTCAGTAAAAGTAGTCGCGTCTTCAG CATGGATGCACGAGAGAAGTCAAGATCCTTGATTTTAAAGTCATCTAAACAGAAGAGAGTGCCTGTTTTCGTGATGATGCCTCTTGATTCCTTTGGCATTGACACTCTTGGGACTCCAAGGATAAAAAA GATCAAAGCATTGTCTGTATCCCTTAAAGCACTCAAGCTGGCAGGTGTCCATGGGATTGCTGTTGAGGTCTGGTGGGGGATTGTGGAACGTACTTCTCCTTATGCTTATGACTGGTCTCTTTATGAAGagctttttaaattgatttctGAAGCCGGTCTGAAGTTGCATATTGCTTTGTGTTTCCACTCGAATGTACACTTATCATCTCGACTTAAAGGTTCTGTGAGCCTTCCAATGTGGATTCAGAAG ATTGGTGCTATCAACAGAGACATTTATTACCGAGACCGGAATGGGGATTTCTGTGACGATTATCTTACACTTGGAGTGGATGAGCTTCCTCTATTTTGTGGTCGTACTGCCCTCCAGTGTTATGAAgacttcatcttcaatttccttgacaaatttgatttattaatCGGTCATACTATTGAAGAAATTAGTGTTGGTCTTGGTCCTGCAGGTGAACTTAG GTATCCTGCTCATCCATATGCAGATGGTCGATGGAGATTTCCTGGAATTGGTCAATTCCAATGCTATGACAAGTACAT GATGGAGGATCTAAGAATGGCTGCTTGCCACGAAGGAAACCCTCAGTGGGGAGGGAAGGGCCCAGAGGATGCTGGTTGTTACAATAGCACTCCATCAGGAGTTCCTTTCTTTGAAGGTGGTCAAAATAGTTTCCTTTCTGACTACGGCCAATTCTTCCTT gAATGGTACAGTGGTAAGCTGATTCATCATGCAGATGTAATTCTTGGGAAAGCAGCAGATCTGTTGAAGAAGTATCAACAAAATGACAAAACTTCTGTGCTACTAGTGGCAAAGATCGGTGCAATATATTGGTGGTACGAGTCATTGTCACATGCAGCAGAACTTACGGCTGGTTATTATAACACTGCTCAGAGAGATGGCTATGATCCATTGGCTTTGATGTTGTTTCGTCATGGGGCAGCTCTTCACATATC GTGTCTAGAAATGGTGGACAATGATACACCTTCAGGTTATTTTTGCAGTCCGGAAGGATTATTACAGCAG CTTCAAACTGTCTCAAAGAGAAGGACTATTAGCTTGACGGGAAGGAATTGTAACGAACGTTTTGATAAG GCTGGACTGCAGCAAATACAAGCCAATTGTTATAATCCTGGGGCGGAAACTGTAAAATCGTTCACGTACTTCAGATTAAGTGGCAATATTTTTAAGGCCGAAAATTGGAGAAACTTTGTTCCGTTTGTGAGAAACATGAATGCAGAACAGTGA
- the LOC130818388 gene encoding transcription factor TCP4-like — MGIGDSSSQQHKKQQSGSNRGSLRKSGIGEIVEVQGGHIVRATGLKDRHSKVCTAKGPRDRRVRLSAHTAIQFYDVQDRLGYDRPSKAVDWLIKKAKAAIDELEQLPAWSPTSMNFTTSNSRRRKNDVGELLEGKGDGSAEGMYGDEEQQQPYNNANNSGSSLLPPSLDSDAIADTIKSFFPMGGGNAGPTTTSSASDFQDYPQGGLLQRGGGGDGRQSQDLKLSLQSFQDPIHMQSHSHHHGTNAVHDEQQHSLFPGAVPIGFENPNTGWGDSQHQPNPDLGRLHRLVVGWNTQHTGTETHSVGGSGGSSGGGGYVFNQPSPLLQPLFGGGQHNQFFTQRGPLQSSNTPSIRAWISDPCFTIASSNEHNHNQAIAVHPQGLLGLGFASGGFSGFHFPTRLRGEEVNDGHLNRPSSAPSCSRH; from the coding sequence ATGGGAATTGGAGATTCTTCTTCACAGCAGCACAAGAAGCAACAATCAGGTTCTAATAGAGGATCTTTGAGAAAATCTGGGATAGGAGAGATAGTAGAAGTTCAAGGCGGTCACATTGTCCGAGCTACGGGATTAAAGGACCGTCATAGCAAGGTCTGTACTGCTAAAGGGCCGAGAGACCGGAGGGTTCGTCTCTCGGCTCATACAGCTATACAATTCTATGATGTTCAGGATCGTCTTGGGTATGACCGTCCTAGTAAGGCTGTAGACTGGTTGATTAAAAAGGCTAAGGCTGCAATAGATGAACTTGAACAGTTGCCTGCTTGGAGTCCAACTAGTATGAATTTTACGACCTCAAACAGTCGAAGACGGAAGAATGATGTTGGAGAATTACTGGAGGGTAAGGGTGATGGAAGTGCTGAGGGGATGTATGGTGATGAGGAGCAACAACAGCCGTATAATAATGCTAATAACTCAGGTTCTAGTTTGTTACCACCTTCATTGGATTCTGATGCCATTGCTGATACAATAAAATCTTTCTTTCCTATGGGTGGGGGTAATGCAGGGCCCACCACTACGAGCTCGGCATCTGATTTCCAAGATTACCCTCAAGGTGGGTTGTTGCAGAgaggtggtggtggtgatggtaggCAGAGCCAAGATTTGAAGCTGTCTTTGCAGTCTTTTCAGGACCCAATTCACATGCAATCACATTCACACCACCATGGTACTAATGCTGTTCATGATGAGCAGCAACATTCACTGTTTCCTGGAGCTGTCCCGATTGGGTTTGAGAATCCGAACACTGGTTGGGGTGATAGCCAGCATCAACCCAATCCGGATTTGGGACGGCTCCACAGACTGGTTGTCGGCTGGAACACCCAACACACTGGCACCGAAACCCACAGTGTTGGTGGAAGTGGTGGTAGTAGTGGTGGAGGCGGTTATGTTTTCAATCAGCCTTCGCCACTATTGCAACCACTGTTTGGTGGTGGCCAACACAACCAGTTTTTTACACAGAGGGGACCCCTTCAGTCCAGTAACACACCCTCTATCCGAGCGTGGATTAGTGACCCTTGCTTTACAATTGCTAGctcaaatgaacataatcataATCAAGCTATTGCAGTCCACCCACAAGGCTTACTAGGCCTTGGTTTCGCTTCTGGTGGATTCTCCGGGTTCCACTTTCCCACTCGGCTTCGGGGCGAGGAGGTAAATGATGGCCATCTTAATAGGCCGTCTTCCGCTCCCTCCTGTTCTCGCCATTGA
- the LOC130818103 gene encoding fasciclin-like arabinogalactan protein 1, whose product MQKSHKSQLLQIMEGFRNSEINLKRTNYFDTKCPQPHSGFTCKSSTIPNPLSTQLHTYSISLSSSPQHSSTLFSPSGLTPHTSSFKPQNTFISPILHFLLSLPTQKPLHPNSTPPMKKTLLLFGALLLFLSFTPTNAHNITKILAKFPEFSTFNHYLTLTHLAPDINNRETITVLAPDNAAMNVLLDKHLPISALKNVLALHVLLDYFGAKKLHQITDGTALAATMYQATGSAPGTTGFVNITDLKGGKVGFAATKDADESGNLPLDATFVKSVKEIPYNISVIQISHVLSNPEAEAPAPAPEVQNITDVMSAHGCKAFADTLIQYPDSLSTYTNSLEGGLTVFCPTDDAFKGFQPKFKNLTKDEKNSLLLYHAVPIYYSMAMLKSSNGLMNTLATDGKKKFDFEVQNEGRSVTLKTKIVVATITGTLLDEDPVAIYTVDKVLKPKEIFKKSEISPAPAPAPEAEAPKSSKKKKHHSPPAPPSDDSSDSSASVPEYGPSASDAFDDEKNDGGERMQGIKKKMMVSVGFWLIVFTSLL is encoded by the coding sequence ATGCAAAAgtctcacaagtcacaactaCTACAAATTATGGAAGGTTTCAGAAATAGTGAAATTAACCTAAAAAGAACAAATTATTTTGACACAAAATGTCCTCAACCTCATAGTGGGTTTACATGTAAATCCAGCACAATTCCAAACCCACTTTCCACCCAACTTCACACATACTCTATCAGTCTGTCTAGCTCACCACAACACTCCTCTACTTTATTCTCTCCCTCAGGACTCACCCCTCATACCTCATCCTTCAAGCCTCAAAACACTTTCATTTCCCCAATCCTTCACTTTCTCCTTTCACTCCCCACACAAAAACCATTACACCCAAACAGTACTCCCCCAATGAAAAAAACTCTCCTTCTCTTTGGAGCATTGCTCCTCTTCCTCTCCTTTACCCCAACCAATGCCCATAACATCACCAAAATCTTGGCCAAATTCCCTGAATTCTCCACCTTCAACCACTACCTCACCCTCACCCACCTCGCTCCAGATATCAACAACCGTGAAACCATCACCGTTCTCGCCCCTGACAATGCCGCCATGAACGTTCTTCTTGACAAACACCTCCCTATCTCTGCCCTCAAAAACGTTCTTGCTCTCCACGTCCTTCTCGATTACTTTGGTGCTAAGAAGCTCCACCAAATCACGGACGGTACTGCCCTCGCCGCCACAATGTACCAAGCCACCGGTTCCGCTCCTGGAACTACCGGCTTCGTCAACATCACCGATCTCAAAGGAGGCAAAGTTGGCTTCGCCGCCACTAAAGACGCAGACGAAAGCGGAAATTTACCATTAGATGCTACATTTGTCAAATCAGTCAAGGAAattccttacaatatctccGTCATTCAAATCAGTCACGTCTTATCAAATCCCGAGGCGGAAGCACCAGCTCCAGCTCCTGAAGTACAAAACATTACTGACGTTATGTCAGCTCATGGTTGCAAAGCATTCGCTGATACGCTCATTCAGTACCCTGACTCACTAAGTACTTACACAAACTCACTCGAAGGCGGATTAACCGTTTTCTGTCCTACTGACGACGCATTCAAAGGTTTTCAACCTAAATTCAAGAACTTAACCAAAGACGAAAAGAACTCTCTTCTACTCTACCATGCAGTACCGATTTACTACTCCATGGCAATGCTCAAATCCAGTAACGGATTAATGAATACTTTAGCTACCGATGGAAAGAAGAAGTTCGATTTCGAGGTACAAAACGAAGGAAGGTCAGTTACATTGAAGACTAAGATAGTTGTTGCTACGATTACTGGAACTTTGTTGGATGAAGATCCGGTGGCGATTTATACGGTTGATAAGGTTTTAAAGCCAAAGGAAATATTCAAGAAGTCGGAGATTTCGCCGGCTCCGGCACCAGCACCAGAAGCTGAAGCGCCGAAGTCTTcaaagaaaaagaagcatcATTCCCCTCCAGCGCCTCCGAGTGATGATTCATCTGATTCGTCAGCTTCTGTGCCGGAGTATGGACCATCGGCGTCTGATGCGTTTGATGATGAGAAGAATGACGGAGGAGAGAGAATGCAGGGGataaagaagaagatgatggtgTCGGTGGGATTTTGGTTGATTGTTTTTACTTCACTGTTGTAG
- the LOC130818389 gene encoding protein TIC 20-v, chloroplastic-like, producing MATANLFSSPTTFKFIPTTLYPSSLLPLKNHSFISLIKSPTSPKRLILCQSKKNNDVADVPDRLISAICYFYPFFDGIQYGKYVVNQFTPLQLLIQPLVPAIRVFKSFPLNGVLVFFALYFVVVRNSNFSRYVRFNTMQAIVLDVLLIFPDLLERTFNPKDGIGLDLMMSLDSTVFLFLLVSLIYGTSSCAIGQIPRLPIVAEAAERQVL from the coding sequence ATGGCCACAGCAAATCTTTTCTCTTCGCCTACAACTTTCAAGTTCATTCCAACAACCCTTTACCCATCTTCTCTTCTTCCTCTCAAAAATCATTCTTTTATCTCCTTAATTAAATCACCCACATCACCAAAAAGACTGATTCTTTGTCAATCCAAGAAAAACAATGATGTTGCTGATGTCCCAGATAGATTAATCTCAGCAATTTGCTATTTTTACCCCTTTTTTGATGGTATCCAATACGGAAAATATGTTGTTAATCAGTTTACCCCTCTTCAACTCCTTATTCAACCTTTGGTTCCTGCTATAAGGGTCTTTAAAAGCTTTCCTCTAAATGGGGTTTTGGTATTTTTTGCcctttattttgttgttgtgaGAAACTCTAATTTTAGTAGATATGTGAGGTTCAACACTATGCAAGCTATTGTTCTTGATGTTCTGCTTATTTTTCCCGACCTTTTGGAGAGGACATTTAACCCAAAAGATGGGATTGGTTTGGATTTGATGATGAGTTTGGATAGTACTGTCTTTTTGTTCTTATTGGTGAGTTTGATTTATGGGACTTCTTCTTGTGCAATTGGTCAAATTCCCAGATTGCCTATTGTTGCTGAAGCTGCTGAAAGGCAAGTTCTTTAA